One Thermococcus eurythermalis DNA segment encodes these proteins:
- the purF gene encoding amidophosphoribosyltransferase yields MREKCGIFATLSENAPRKAYYALIALQHRGQESAGISVWRQRIKTIAGRGLVSEVFRGKELSKLKSRLAIAHVRYSTSGSLNETQPLETACCGKTIAVAHNGTLTNFLPLRRHYKRLGVKFQHSVDSELLGISFLWHFNETGNEFEAMRAVFNEVKGAYSVALLFDGKILVARDPVGFRPLSYGRGDGHYFASEDSALRLFAEDVRDVRPGEAFLLSEGGVESKVLAKESHHHCVFEYIYFARPDSTIDGVNVYTARVRMGEELARESPAEGDVVIAVPDSGRAAALGFSRVSGIPYSEGLIKNRYIGRTFITPGQFYRELKVRLKLSPVKEVVEGKRVVLIDDSIVRGTTMKRIVAMLRKAGAREVHVRIASPPIRHPCYMGIDIPTRHELIAAFGSVENVRKAIGADSLAYLSVEGLKRAVGREDLCLACLTGEYPEWAFRF; encoded by the coding sequence ATGAGGGAGAAGTGCGGAATCTTTGCAACGCTGTCGGAGAACGCCCCAAGGAAAGCATACTACGCCCTCATAGCGCTCCAGCACAGGGGGCAGGAGAGCGCGGGGATAAGCGTCTGGAGGCAGAGGATAAAGACGATAGCGGGAAGGGGGCTCGTCTCGGAAGTCTTCAGGGGAAAAGAGCTCTCAAAGCTCAAATCAAGGCTCGCGATAGCCCACGTCCGCTACTCCACCTCCGGCTCCCTCAACGAGACCCAGCCTCTGGAGACGGCATGCTGTGGGAAGACCATCGCGGTGGCCCACAACGGGACGCTTACGAATTTTCTCCCCCTCAGAAGGCACTACAAACGGCTTGGTGTCAAGTTCCAGCACTCCGTTGATTCCGAGCTGTTGGGTATCTCGTTCCTCTGGCACTTCAACGAAACAGGCAACGAGTTTGAGGCGATGAGGGCAGTTTTCAATGAGGTCAAAGGCGCGTATTCCGTAGCCCTGCTCTTCGATGGAAAAATCCTCGTCGCGAGGGACCCTGTCGGCTTCAGGCCGCTCAGCTACGGGAGAGGGGACGGCCACTACTTCGCCTCCGAGGACTCAGCTCTGAGGCTCTTCGCCGAAGATGTAAGGGACGTGAGGCCAGGGGAAGCCTTCCTGCTCTCCGAAGGCGGGGTGGAAAGCAAAGTCCTGGCGAAGGAAAGCCACCACCACTGCGTTTTTGAGTACATCTATTTTGCAAGACCCGACAGCACGATAGACGGCGTGAACGTCTACACAGCAAGGGTTAGAATGGGCGAGGAGCTGGCAAGGGAGAGCCCTGCTGAAGGCGACGTCGTCATAGCGGTTCCCGACTCAGGAAGGGCCGCGGCGCTCGGCTTCTCGCGGGTGAGTGGGATTCCTTACTCCGAAGGCCTCATAAAGAACCGCTACATAGGGAGGACTTTCATAACCCCCGGACAGTTCTACAGGGAGCTGAAGGTCAGGCTCAAGCTCTCGCCGGTAAAGGAGGTCGTGGAAGGGAAGAGGGTCGTCCTCATCGATGATTCAATCGTCAGGGGCACGACGATGAAGCGCATCGTGGCGATGCTGAGAAAGGCAGGCGCGAGGGAAGTACACGTGAGGATAGCCTCGCCGCCGATAAGGCACCCCTGCTACATGGGCATAGACATCCCCACGAGGCACGAGCTGATAGCAGCATTTGGAAGCGTTGAGAACGTGAGGAAAGCCATAGGCGCCGACAGTCTAGCCTATCTCAGCGTCGAAGGGCTGAAGAGGGCCGTTGGAAGGGAAGACCTCTGCCTGGCGTGCCTTACCGGGGAGTACCCTGAGTGGGCCTTCCGCTTCTGA
- the purC gene encoding phosphoribosylaminoimidazolesuccinocarboxamide synthase, producing the protein MQVYEGKAKKVIPLDDGKAIMEFKDDATAFNGEKKAQFRGKGWLNAQISAFLFKVLEENGIKTHFIGIAGDNRLIVERLKMYPVEVVVRNVVAGSLKKRLPLEEGTELPEPIIELYYKDDSLGDPMINHHHAKVLGISEEEIKEMESIALKVNEILRKYFAERGITLVDFKLEFGRNERGEIVLGDEISPDTCRFWDAETGKSLDKDVFRFDKGDLINAYEELYERLTGQAPTRR; encoded by the coding sequence ATGCAGGTCTACGAAGGCAAGGCGAAGAAAGTTATCCCCCTCGACGATGGAAAGGCCATTATGGAGTTTAAAGACGATGCCACTGCCTTCAACGGAGAGAAGAAGGCCCAGTTCAGAGGTAAGGGCTGGCTCAACGCCCAGATTAGCGCGTTTCTTTTCAAAGTCCTCGAGGAGAACGGAATCAAGACTCACTTCATCGGAATTGCTGGAGACAACAGGCTCATCGTTGAGAGGCTCAAGATGTATCCGGTTGAAGTCGTCGTCAGGAATGTCGTCGCCGGGAGTTTGAAGAAGCGCCTCCCGCTCGAAGAGGGCACCGAACTTCCGGAGCCGATAATCGAGCTCTACTACAAGGACGACAGCCTCGGTGACCCGATGATAAACCACCACCACGCGAAAGTCCTCGGCATAAGCGAGGAAGAAATTAAAGAGATGGAGAGTATAGCCCTCAAGGTGAACGAAATCCTTAGGAAGTACTTTGCCGAGCGCGGTATAACCCTTGTCGACTTCAAGCTGGAGTTCGGAAGGAACGAGAGGGGAGAGATAGTCCTCGGCGACGAGATAAGCCCCGACACCTGCCGCTTCTGGGACGCAGAAACCGGAAAGAGCCTCGACAAGGACGTCTTCAGGTTTGATAAAGGCGACCTTATAAACGCCTACGAGGAGCTTTACGAGAGGCTCACCGGCCAGGCTCCGACTCGTAGGTGA
- the pdxS gene encoding pyridoxal 5'-phosphate synthase lyase subunit PdxS gives MGKLDVIEKKGTERLKRGFAKMVKGGVIMDVTNAEQARIAEEAGAVSVMALHRVPADIRKAGGVARMAPIEKIQEIMDAVTIPVMAKVRIGHVAEAKILEALGVDMIDESEVLTPSDPFFHIDKREFNVPFVCGARNLGEAVRRIWEGAAMIRTKGEAGTGNIVEAVRHVRLVAEGIRQIQAMTDEQVYGVAEKFAEPYLRLALNVKEIAGLPARVLENEPIYGHYTYREIVDGLYKVLLEIKKLGRLPVVNFAAGGVATPADAALMMQMGMDGVFVGSGIFKSSNPPKMARAIVEAVNHWDEPDVLVEISKEIGEPMRGQDIEELEVRLEERGV, from the coding sequence ATGGGGAAGCTTGACGTTATTGAGAAGAAAGGTACTGAGAGGCTGAAGAGGGGCTTCGCCAAGATGGTCAAGGGCGGAGTCATCATGGACGTTACAAACGCCGAGCAGGCGAGGATTGCTGAGGAAGCTGGAGCCGTTTCTGTCATGGCCCTTCACCGCGTCCCTGCCGACATCAGGAAGGCCGGTGGCGTTGCGAGAATGGCCCCAATTGAGAAAATTCAGGAGATAATGGACGCCGTTACGATCCCCGTAATGGCTAAAGTCAGAATCGGCCACGTCGCCGAGGCAAAAATTCTCGAAGCCCTTGGAGTTGATATGATTGACGAGAGCGAGGTTCTAACGCCCTCTGACCCGTTCTTCCACATAGACAAGCGCGAGTTCAACGTTCCCTTCGTCTGCGGGGCGAGGAACCTTGGTGAGGCCGTGAGGAGGATATGGGAAGGGGCCGCAATGATTAGAACCAAGGGCGAGGCAGGAACAGGAAACATCGTCGAGGCCGTCAGGCACGTTCGCCTCGTTGCGGAGGGAATAAGGCAGATTCAGGCCATGACCGATGAGCAGGTCTACGGCGTTGCCGAAAAGTTCGCCGAGCCCTATCTCAGGCTCGCCCTCAACGTCAAGGAGATAGCCGGGCTTCCGGCAAGGGTTCTCGAGAACGAGCCGATTTACGGACACTACACCTACCGCGAAATCGTTGACGGCCTCTACAAGGTTCTCCTTGAGATAAAGAAGCTTGGAAGGCTTCCGGTCGTCAACTTTGCCGCCGGAGGAGTCGCCACCCCTGCAGATGCCGCCCTCATGATGCAGATGGGCATGGACGGCGTCTTCGTCGGCTCCGGAATCTTCAAGAGCTCCAACCCGCCGAAGATGGCGAGGGCAATAGTCGAGGCCGTCAACCACTGGGACGAGCCTGATGTCCTCGTTGAGATTAGCAAGGAAATCGGCGAGCCGATGCGCGGCCAGGACATCGAGGAGCTCGAAGTCCGCCTTGAGGAGAGGGGCGTCTGA
- the purM gene encoding phosphoribosylformylglycinamidine cyclo-ligase: MLTYAQAGVDDEKTVRALRGIIGLAKETFEFRKGKTGEPAENLGHYSALLDFGSFYLAMTTDGVGTKVLVAEAVGKFDTIGIDMVAMNVNDLLCVGAEPVALVDYLAVKEPDERVFEEIAKGLYAGAEQAGMAIVGGETAVMPDLINGFDLAGTAIGVVEKGKVITGEKIRPGDAVIGISSSGIHSNGLTLARKLLIPKYGLDYEYEGRKLWEWLLEPTRIYVRAVLELLERVDVHGLAHITGGGLTNLKRLTEYGFSLEMPPIEGIFKLIYENGVPLEEMFRVFNMSVGFVAIVPKEEKEEALDLLNKHYESFELGTVIEEPGIRVENYGVML; this comes from the coding sequence ATGCTGACCTACGCTCAGGCTGGAGTCGATGACGAAAAGACCGTAAGGGCCCTGAGGGGAATAATAGGACTCGCAAAGGAGACCTTTGAGTTCAGAAAAGGTAAAACTGGAGAACCGGCCGAAAACCTCGGCCACTACTCCGCCCTTCTCGACTTTGGCAGCTTTTACCTCGCAATGACGACCGACGGCGTTGGGACAAAAGTCCTCGTGGCCGAGGCAGTAGGCAAGTTCGACACGATAGGGATAGACATGGTAGCGATGAACGTGAACGACCTGCTCTGCGTTGGGGCGGAGCCGGTGGCGCTCGTTGACTACCTCGCCGTAAAGGAGCCAGACGAGAGGGTGTTTGAAGAGATAGCGAAGGGCCTCTACGCTGGAGCGGAGCAGGCGGGGATGGCGATAGTCGGCGGGGAAACGGCGGTGATGCCAGACCTCATAAACGGCTTCGATCTGGCCGGAACGGCAATTGGAGTCGTGGAGAAGGGGAAGGTCATTACCGGGGAGAAGATAAGGCCCGGCGACGCCGTGATAGGGATTTCAAGCTCAGGAATCCACTCCAACGGGCTAACCCTCGCGAGGAAGCTCCTCATACCCAAATACGGCCTCGACTATGAATATGAAGGCAGAAAGCTCTGGGAGTGGCTTTTAGAACCGACGAGGATTTACGTGAGGGCGGTTCTTGAACTGCTCGAAAGGGTAGACGTTCACGGTCTGGCCCACATAACCGGCGGCGGGCTTACGAACCTCAAGCGCCTAACTGAGTATGGCTTCTCCCTTGAGATGCCTCCAATAGAGGGAATATTCAAGCTCATCTATGAGAACGGCGTTCCGCTGGAGGAGATGTTCAGAGTTTTCAACATGAGCGTCGGCTTCGTGGCAATAGTCCCCAAAGAAGAAAAGGAAGAAGCCCTTGACCTCCTCAACAAGCACTACGAGAGCTTCGAGCTCGGAACCGTCATTGAGGAACCTGGAATAAGGGTCGAGAACTACGGAGTAATGCTTTAA
- a CDS encoding nucleotidyltransferase family protein → MIKKAVIPIGGEATRLRPLTIETSKGLVRLLNKPILEHSILSLARDGVEEVYLGVRGYVNYTTLFDYFREGYWLKKKYGLEKEVRIRYMPRYESTTNGDAVWYTMRYYDIKEPVVVIQGDNIYQLSLREMYEWHRKKNAFMTIALQPVNDVTGFGVAKIDDDHRIEYFVEKPKPEEAPSNLANTGIYILSENFWEFLEEDWAKEMKENRRLDFGGDIIPALIEHGYDVYGYPMSGYWFDIGTPDRYLNAAMYLLHHLSPEDMEAVEITHDVYMQGKSEMSEDLRKRIRDMIKRGEVLIEGKALLGRHISIGKGTVLEDAIIDNYSMIGENCEILHSVIMDRAKLGNNVRIINSIVGRHVEIGDNVRIVNSVIGDNAVISDNVRMYNVKIWPHEFVENGASLENYTVRHTAPKR, encoded by the coding sequence ATGATAAAGAAAGCGGTTATCCCAATAGGGGGTGAAGCAACGAGGCTGAGGCCCCTCACGATAGAGACCTCAAAGGGACTTGTCAGGCTTCTGAACAAGCCGATTCTTGAGCACTCAATCCTCAGCCTCGCGAGGGACGGCGTGGAGGAGGTTTATCTCGGTGTCAGGGGCTACGTCAACTACACGACGCTCTTTGACTACTTCCGTGAGGGCTACTGGCTGAAGAAGAAGTACGGCCTTGAGAAGGAAGTCAGAATACGGTACATGCCCAGGTATGAGAGCACCACCAACGGCGACGCTGTCTGGTACACCATGAGGTACTACGACATCAAGGAGCCAGTAGTGGTTATTCAAGGCGACAACATATACCAGCTCAGCCTCAGGGAGATGTACGAGTGGCACAGGAAGAAGAACGCCTTCATGACGATAGCTCTTCAGCCTGTCAATGACGTTACCGGCTTTGGTGTGGCGAAGATAGACGACGACCACAGGATAGAGTACTTCGTCGAGAAGCCGAAGCCGGAGGAGGCCCCAAGCAACCTCGCGAACACCGGAATCTACATACTCTCCGAGAACTTCTGGGAGTTCCTTGAGGAGGATTGGGCCAAAGAGATGAAAGAGAACCGCAGGCTGGACTTTGGAGGGGACATAATACCCGCGCTCATAGAGCACGGCTACGATGTCTACGGCTACCCGATGAGCGGCTACTGGTTCGACATCGGGACGCCCGACAGGTACCTGAACGCGGCGATGTACCTGCTACACCACCTCTCTCCAGAGGACATGGAGGCCGTCGAGATAACCCATGACGTTTACATGCAGGGCAAGTCCGAGATGTCCGAAGACCTGCGCAAGAGGATAAGGGACATGATAAAGCGCGGTGAAGTTCTCATTGAAGGAAAAGCCCTCTTGGGAAGGCACATCTCAATAGGGAAGGGCACCGTCCTGGAGGACGCCATCATAGACAACTACTCCATGATTGGAGAGAACTGTGAGATACTTCACTCCGTCATAATGGACAGGGCAAAGCTGGGGAACAACGTGAGGATAATAAACTCAATAGTCGGCAGGCACGTCGAGATAGGCGATAACGTGAGAATTGTCAACTCGGTCATCGGGGACAACGCCGTGATAAGTGACAACGTGAGAATGTACAACGTCAAGATATGGCCCCACGAGTTCGTGGAGAACGGGGCATCGCTTGAGAACTACACTGTGAGGCATACCGCTCCGAAGAGGTAG
- the fdhF gene encoding formate dehydrogenase subunit alpha, translating to MKVKPYPGEPNRGKLCPKGLYALEFVFSRDRLRRPLKREGQKMRPISWGQAMEEISHKLLEIRELYGPDAVAFIASSKVSNEENYLLQKIARLFGTNNIDNCARLCHEASVHALKLALGTGAQTNPYEDLENFNAILIWGYNPAETHPVVMDYILKAKKKGAKVIVVDVRETRTMAFADYKLVIRPGTDIVLANAMANVIIGEELYDEEFVKARTRGFSEIRMAVRKYTPEYAEKVTGIPAGTIHEAARTFALAGSGAVMWGMGLTQHVSGVENVLAVINLALLLGYIGEKGGLYPMRGQNNVQGAAYMGALSEFLPGYVPLTDEKFRKRVASLWGVDDLPTERGLYLTELWEAIERGDVKALYIVGENPAVSEADFMRVRRALRKLDLLVVQEVFMTRTARYAHYVLPASAFCEKSGSYMNSERRIQWGHKICEPMGDSKPDWEILTMLGRALGLPGFSYSSVEEITAEYFRLFPELEERSVDELKNGEGIFLPRKRLHTWDFATPDGRARLFAVERVRPWEEPDKEFPFVLTTVRLISHYNTGEMTLRSPSLVKLMGEPRVLINEHDARKLGIRDGDWVEIETRRGRIRMRAKLGGAPEGVVVVPFHFKANRITSPALNKAGTPELKFSACRIRKLRSGRPTQGTPR from the coding sequence ATGAAGGTTAAGCCGTATCCAGGCGAGCCCAACAGGGGTAAGCTCTGCCCGAAGGGACTCTACGCCCTTGAGTTCGTCTTCTCCAGGGACAGACTTAGGCGCCCCCTCAAGCGGGAAGGCCAGAAGATGAGGCCAATAAGCTGGGGGCAGGCGATGGAGGAGATTTCCCACAAACTCCTCGAAATCAGGGAGCTCTACGGCCCCGATGCGGTGGCGTTCATAGCCTCATCTAAGGTCAGCAACGAGGAAAACTACCTCCTCCAGAAGATTGCGCGCCTCTTCGGGACGAACAACATAGACAACTGCGCTCGCCTCTGCCACGAGGCGAGTGTCCACGCGCTCAAGCTCGCCCTCGGCACCGGAGCTCAGACGAACCCCTATGAAGACCTTGAGAACTTCAACGCCATTCTGATATGGGGCTACAACCCGGCCGAGACCCACCCCGTTGTCATGGACTACATTCTGAAGGCTAAGAAAAAAGGGGCGAAAGTGATAGTTGTTGACGTCAGGGAAACGCGGACGATGGCCTTCGCCGATTATAAGCTCGTTATACGGCCCGGGACTGACATAGTCCTTGCGAACGCGATGGCGAACGTGATAATCGGCGAGGAGCTCTACGACGAGGAGTTCGTGAAAGCGAGGACGCGGGGCTTCTCCGAGATAAGGATGGCCGTCAGAAAGTACACCCCTGAGTACGCTGAAAAGGTGACCGGGATCCCCGCCGGGACGATACACGAAGCCGCGAGAACCTTTGCCCTCGCGGGGAGCGGTGCGGTGATGTGGGGAATGGGCCTGACCCAGCACGTCTCGGGCGTCGAGAACGTCCTGGCTGTGATAAATCTCGCGCTGCTCCTCGGCTACATCGGGGAAAAGGGCGGCCTCTACCCGATGCGGGGGCAGAACAACGTCCAGGGAGCCGCTTACATGGGCGCGCTTAGCGAGTTCCTGCCGGGCTACGTCCCTCTCACCGATGAAAAGTTCAGGAAGCGCGTCGCCTCGCTCTGGGGCGTTGACGACCTGCCGACGGAGAGGGGGCTCTACCTGACCGAGCTGTGGGAGGCCATTGAAAGGGGCGACGTTAAGGCCCTCTACATCGTCGGCGAGAACCCCGCGGTGAGCGAGGCAGACTTCATGCGTGTCAGGAGGGCTTTAAGGAAGCTCGACCTCCTCGTCGTCCAGGAGGTCTTCATGACGAGAACAGCGCGCTACGCCCACTACGTCCTGCCGGCTTCAGCCTTCTGCGAGAAGTCCGGGAGCTACATGAACAGCGAGAGGAGAATCCAGTGGGGCCACAAAATCTGCGAGCCGATGGGCGATTCAAAGCCTGACTGGGAGATACTGACCATGCTCGGAAGGGCCCTCGGCCTGCCGGGGTTCAGCTATTCGAGCGTTGAGGAGATAACAGCAGAGTACTTCCGTCTTTTCCCGGAGCTTGAGGAGAGAAGCGTTGATGAACTCAAGAACGGCGAGGGAATATTCCTGCCGAGGAAGAGGCTCCACACCTGGGACTTCGCGACGCCGGACGGGAGGGCGAGGCTCTTTGCGGTGGAGCGTGTTCGCCCCTGGGAGGAGCCTGACAAGGAGTTCCCGTTCGTCCTGACAACGGTGAGGTTGATAAGCCACTACAACACGGGTGAGATGACGCTGAGAAGCCCCTCGCTTGTGAAGCTAATGGGCGAGCCGAGAGTCCTGATAAACGAGCACGATGCCCGGAAGCTCGGAATCCGGGACGGCGACTGGGTCGAGATTGAGACGAGACGCGGGAGGATAAGGATGCGCGCAAAGCTTGGGGGAGCTCCTGAAGGGGTTGTTGTGGTTCCCTTCCACTTCAAGGCAAACCGGATAACGAGCCCCGCCCTCAACAAGGCCGGGACGCCGGAGCTCAAGTTTTCGGCCTGCAGGATAAGGAAGCTCAGAAGCGGAAGGCCCACTCAGGGTACTCCCCGGTAA
- the nadC gene encoding carboxylating nicotinate-nucleotide diphosphorylase yields the protein MIPVSYLLRFIEEDAPFGDVTSEAVIPEGTKARAVIIAKQDGVIAGVEEAKALFEHFGVKVSVRKRDGEEVRKGDVILELEGDARAILLVERTALNVMGRMSGIATEVRRLVEKVRAVNSKVRVAGTRKSLLRPIDKRAILIGGGEPHRFSLSDAILIKDNHLALVPLEEAIRRAKEFSLYKVVEVEVESLEDALRAVKAGADVVMLDNMTPEEIERTIEALRREGLRERVKIEVSGGITPENIGEYARLDIDVISLGYLTHSVKNFDVSLEIVEKL from the coding sequence ATGATACCAGTTTCATACCTCCTCCGCTTCATTGAGGAAGATGCACCCTTCGGTGACGTGACGAGCGAGGCCGTGATTCCCGAGGGCACCAAAGCCAGGGCCGTAATCATAGCCAAGCAGGATGGGGTTATAGCGGGCGTTGAAGAAGCTAAAGCTCTCTTCGAGCACTTTGGCGTCAAGGTTTCGGTCAGAAAACGCGATGGCGAGGAAGTTAGGAAAGGAGACGTAATCCTCGAGCTTGAGGGGGACGCGAGGGCCATTTTGCTCGTCGAGAGGACGGCTCTCAACGTCATGGGCAGGATGAGCGGTATCGCGACCGAGGTTAGGAGGCTCGTCGAGAAGGTCAGGGCCGTGAACTCGAAGGTCCGTGTAGCTGGCACGAGGAAGAGCCTTCTCAGGCCGATAGACAAGAGGGCCATACTCATCGGCGGCGGCGAGCCCCACAGGTTCTCGCTGAGCGACGCGATACTCATTAAGGACAACCATCTCGCCCTTGTTCCGCTGGAAGAAGCAATAAGGCGCGCGAAGGAATTTTCCCTTTACAAGGTTGTCGAAGTGGAGGTGGAGAGCCTTGAGGACGCCCTCAGGGCGGTAAAGGCGGGGGCCGACGTTGTGATGCTCGACAATATGACGCCCGAAGAGATAGAGAGAACGATAGAGGCTCTAAGGCGTGAGGGCCTGCGCGAGAGGGTGAAAATCGAGGTCTCCGGGGGCATAACGCCGGAGAACATCGGGGAGTACGCCAGGCTAGACATCGACGTTATCAGCCTCGGCTACCTGACGCACTCGGTGAAGAACTTCGACGTGAGCCTTGAAATCGTTGAAAAGCTTTAA
- the pdxT gene encoding pyridoxal 5'-phosphate synthase glutaminase subunit PdxT has protein sequence MVKVGVIGLQGDVEEHIEAARRALENLGVSGEVIWLKRPEQLEEISAIIIPGGESTTISRLMQKNGLFEPVKKLGEEGLPIMGTCAGLIMLSKEVIGATPEQKFLELLDVKVNRNAYGRQVDSFEAPIKLAFSDEPFLGVFIRAPRIVELLSDKVKPIAWLGDRVVGIEQDNVIGLEFHPELTDDTRVHEYFLRKAL, from the coding sequence ATGGTCAAGGTAGGGGTTATAGGCCTTCAGGGCGACGTGGAAGAGCACATCGAGGCCGCTAGGAGGGCCCTTGAGAACCTCGGCGTGAGCGGAGAGGTCATCTGGCTGAAGAGGCCGGAACAGCTTGAGGAGATTTCAGCCATCATAATCCCCGGCGGGGAGAGCACAACTATCTCAAGGCTCATGCAAAAGAACGGCCTCTTTGAGCCGGTCAAGAAGCTCGGTGAGGAAGGGCTCCCGATCATGGGCACCTGCGCGGGCCTGATAATGCTCTCCAAGGAGGTAATAGGCGCAACTCCAGAGCAGAAGTTCCTTGAGCTCCTCGACGTTAAGGTAAACAGAAACGCCTACGGGAGGCAGGTGGACAGCTTTGAGGCGCCCATAAAGCTGGCCTTCAGCGACGAGCCGTTTTTGGGTGTATTCATCCGCGCCCCGAGGATAGTCGAGCTTTTGAGCGACAAGGTGAAGCCGATAGCGTGGCTTGGGGACAGGGTTGTGGGCATCGAGCAGGACAACGTCATCGGCCTTGAGTTCCACCCTGAGCTGACCGACGACACGAGGGTTCACGAGTACTTCCTGCGGAAGGCGCTGTGA
- the purT gene encoding phosphoribosylglycinamide formyltransferase 2, with the protein MIKPRDELGTAMTDSAQKVLLLGSGELGKEIAIEAQRLGVEVIAVDRYANAPAMQVAHRFYVGDMRNADFLFSVVEREKPDAIIPEIEAINLDALFELEKDGYFVVPNAKATWIAMHRERTRETLAKEAKVPTSRYAYATTLDELYEACEKIGYPCHTKAIMSSSGKGSYFVRGPEDVPKAWEEAKKKARGSADKIIVEEHIDFEVEITELAVRHYDENGEVVTTFPKPVGHYQIDGDYHSSWQPAEISEKAEREVYRIAKRITDVLGGLGLFGVEMFVKGDRVWANEVSPRPHDTGMVTLASHPTGFSEFGLHLRAVLGLPIPGEWVDGYRLFPILTPAATHVIKTNVSGHSPRFKGLAKAMSVPNSTVRLFGKPEAYPGRRLGVAIAWGRSVEEAKRKAEMVAHSIELRTRSSEWHGQDYEKRKHLL; encoded by the coding sequence ATGATTAAGCCCCGCGATGAACTCGGAACCGCTATGACCGACTCCGCCCAGAAGGTGCTCCTCCTCGGGAGCGGCGAGCTCGGGAAGGAGATAGCGATTGAGGCCCAAAGACTCGGAGTTGAGGTCATAGCCGTTGACCGCTACGCGAACGCACCGGCGATGCAGGTCGCCCACCGCTTCTACGTGGGAGACATGAGGAACGCGGACTTCCTCTTCTCCGTCGTCGAGAGGGAAAAGCCGGACGCGATAATCCCCGAGATAGAGGCAATAAACCTCGATGCCCTCTTCGAGCTTGAGAAGGACGGCTACTTCGTCGTGCCGAACGCAAAGGCCACCTGGATAGCAATGCACCGCGAGAGGACGAGGGAGACGCTTGCAAAGGAAGCCAAAGTCCCCACTTCCCGCTACGCCTATGCCACAACCCTGGACGAGCTCTATGAAGCCTGCGAGAAGATAGGCTACCCCTGCCACACCAAGGCGATAATGAGCTCCTCGGGTAAGGGTTCGTACTTCGTTAGAGGGCCCGAGGACGTCCCGAAGGCGTGGGAAGAGGCGAAGAAGAAGGCCCGCGGCAGTGCGGACAAGATAATCGTTGAGGAGCATATCGACTTCGAGGTGGAGATTACCGAGCTGGCCGTGAGACACTACGACGAGAACGGCGAGGTAGTTACTACCTTCCCGAAGCCCGTCGGCCACTACCAGATTGACGGAGACTATCACTCCAGCTGGCAGCCGGCTGAAATCAGCGAGAAGGCCGAGCGCGAGGTTTATCGCATAGCGAAGCGCATCACCGACGTCCTCGGCGGCCTAGGGCTCTTCGGGGTCGAGATGTTCGTGAAGGGCGATAGGGTGTGGGCAAACGAGGTCTCGCCGAGGCCCCACGACACGGGAATGGTAACGTTGGCTTCCCACCCGACCGGCTTTTCAGAGTTCGGGCTTCACCTGAGGGCGGTTTTGGGCCTCCCGATTCCGGGCGAGTGGGTTGACGGCTACCGCCTGTTCCCGATACTGACGCCGGCCGCGACGCACGTCATCAAGACCAACGTCTCCGGCCACTCTCCGCGCTTCAAGGGGCTGGCCAAGGCAATGAGTGTCCCCAACTCGACGGTGAGGCTCTTCGGTAAGCCTGAGGCTTATCCAGGCAGGAGGCTGGGCGTCGCAATAGCCTGGGGCAGGAGCGTCGAGGAGGCAAAGAGAAAGGCCGAGATGGTCGCCCACTCGATAGAGCTCAGAACCCGCTCATCGGAGTGGCACGGACAGGATTACGAGAAGAGGAAGCATCTGCTTTGA